The DNA window AAAGAAACTTGACAAAAATGTAATTTCAAAAATAGCAGCGGGAGAAGTTGTGGCAGGACCCTTTTCAGTTGTAAAAGAACTCGTGGAAAATGCATTAGATGCCGATGCAAAAAAAATAGAAGTAGAACTCCAAAACGGTGGAAAAAGTTATATAAAAGTAAAAGACAATGGAGAAGGTATGTCAAAAGATGACCTTCTCCTTTCTGTTGAAGAACACACAACTAGCAAAATAAAAGATTTTGAAGATATATACACTTTGTATTCATTTGGATTCAGAGGTGAGGCGCTATCTTCTATATCAAAGGTAAGTAGAGTTGTAATTACTTCAAATAATGGAAAGGAATCTCATAGACTTGAAGTTATAGGAGGGAAAATAAAGAAGATAGAGGAATTTCCCACTATTGAGCGAGGAACAACTGTTGAGGTTCTTGATTTGTTTTTTAATGTACCTGCAAGGAGAAAATTTTTAAAATCCGCAGCTGTTGAAAAAAGGCGTGTTATAGAATTTGTGGAAAAGTTTTTGCTGAGCAATCCTGAAGTTTCCTTTACTCTAAAGTCCGATGGTGATGTTTTGTACAATGCAGAATCTTCCAGTTTGGAAGAAAGATTTAAGTTGATATTTCCAGAGGTAAGAGAATTTACAAATATTAACGGGAAATTTGTAAATGGTATTATCTCATCTCCCAACTATTACAGAAAAAATCGTACAGGACAAATCTTTTTTGTACAAAAAAGATATGTAGTAGATAAAATGCTTTATTATGTATTTGAAAATGGATATGGAGAATCCTTGGTAAATCACCCATATGGTGTGTTGTTTATAGATTTACCACCAAAGTATGTAGATGTAAACGTACACCCACAAAAACTTGAGGTAAAGTTTTCAGATCCCAACGCGATTTATTCGGATATAATAAGAACTGTTAGGAATGCACTGAAAAAATTTATATCAAAGAAAATATTTGTAAGTGATAAAAAATTTGAAGTTAAAGAAAGGCATCTTAACTACATTAATAGGCAAAAGGTAGAAAATGAAATTCCAAAAAATCAAATTTTTCAGACTTTGTTTGATATAGAGAGAAGGAATTTGGAAGTAAAAAGAGATGTTATTATTTTAAGGAAAAGATATGTCTTGTTTGAATCTGAAGATGGTATCTATATAATGGATTTTCACGCAGCGCATGAGAGAATATTGTATGAAGATATATTAAAAAAGTTAAATGAAAAAGTAGATGTGTTGGATTTAATGATACCTATTGAAGTAAAATTTGGAAAGAGTTTTTTAAGTATTGCAAGCGAGAGGAAAAATGATTTTGAAAAGTTTGGATTTGATATAAAAATAGAAGATGATAGTATAAAGATCCTTTCTGTTCCGTCGTTTATTAAACCTTCAAATGTTGAAGAAGTATTAAGGGAAATATTGGATGAATTTAGATTACCTGGGGATAGTCCCAAAAATATGAAACACATTATTGCAGACAAAGCGTGTAAGAGTGCGGTAAAAACAGGATATGATATTACTGAAAGTGAGGCAAAAAAACTAGTTGAGGAAGTTTTAAAAAGGGGACTGACTACTTGTCCCCATGGAAGACCTCTTTTTTTAAAATTAACTTTTCACGAACTTGATAGTTATTTTGAGAGGATTTAGCTTCTCCCATATCAAAAGTTTTACCAAGTGCAAGTACTACTCCTAATTCAATGGGAAGTCCTTTTTTGACTATTTTTTCAACCACTGTTTTTATGTTGTACTCTACAAACTTAAATTTGTAACTTACCACTCCATTTTCTATTTCCAAAATTAAGTACGTAGCACCTGGTTTTCCATCCTTTGTTCTTCCCACACTTCCCGGGTTTAAAATAATTTTTCCACAAAGATATTTTGCCATTGTAATATGTGTATGACCTGTGATTATTATATCCTCATTTGTAGATTGTGTAATTAGCTTTAGCCTTTCTTGGGAAATATCTGGTTTTACGTATTCTAAAAGATAATTTAGCGGACTTCCGTGTACTAGCAAAATTTTTACATTTTCTACTTCTAAAGAAAGCTTCTGTGGAAGGTTTTTCAAAAATTCTTTATTTTTGTCACTGGTATTCCTTATTGTCCATGAAAGAGATATATCACCTATTTCTGTCTCTCTGCCAGGATTATATGAACAACCACAACTGTTTTTTTCATTTCCCACTGCATCGTCGTAATTTCCCATAACAGAGATAATACCTTTTTCCTTAATTAGTTCAACTACCTCGTTTGGATTTGGACCGTATCCTACTAAATCTCCTAAACAATATATTTGATCAACTTTTTCATTTTCGATATCAAATAGTACACTTTTAAGTGCTTCAAGATTTGAATGGATATCTGATATGAATGCAATTTTTTTCAAAAACTCACTCCTTTTTTTGGGATATTAATTATATTGTATCATTTGTTTTTATTCTTTTATCCATTTTTCCACTTTTTCCGTATCTATGGTTGCAAGTGCTATGTAATTATCTGCTCCTCCGTAATAAATGTAATATTTATCTTTGTATCTTACCATTGCATCTGAAAAGACAACGTTTGGAACTCCTCCAAAAATCTCCCATTCTTCTTTGGGTTCTAAAATAGGTTCTTGTGATCTTTTAATTATTTTAGTTGGATCATTTAAGTCAAGAAGCATAAATCCCAATCTGTATATATTTCGTGGAGCTTTTTGTACGCCGTGGTACAAAAGAAGCCAGCCATATTCGGTCTTAATTGGAGGTGCACCTGCACCAATCTTAAGGTTATCCCAGTAATTTTTTCTTGGAGATGCTATTTTCACGTAATTTTCCCAATGAATTAAGTCATCTGAAAATGCAAGATAAATATCGGGTTCGATCCTGTGAATAAGTACATATTTTCCGTTTATTTTTTCTGGAAAAAGGGTGGCATCTTTGTTGGGACTTTCAGGGAGTATTGTTCCAAATCTTTCATACGTTATGAAATTTTTTGTTCTTGCCATTGCAACTTTAATACCCGTTGGAGAATATGCAGTGTAATTTATATAGTAGTATCCTTCTAAGAAAGTAATCCTTGGATCTTCAACTCCGTATAATTCTTCTTGTGTTGATGGACCAAATACGTATTTTTCAAGTCTATTCCAGTGTATACCGTCTGTGCTAACGGCATAACCTAATCTTGATACCATATCTTCTCCTTGTGCTCTATAGAGCATATGGAATAATTCTCCATCGAACACTACTGCGGGATTAAAAACAAATCTACTTTCCCATATATGATTTGGATTGGGACCAAATAAAGGATTTTTTGGATGTCTTTCAAGTTTTAATTTCACATATTTCGCCCCTTTCTATATAGAACTTTTTCTCTTGATAAATTTAGTAAATAAAGATATCATAACAGGATGAGTATCATGACCAATAAGAAGTTCATACATTCTCTTTGCGGTTAAAGATCCCATCTCATCTTTGAAAACCTTTAAAGTAGTTAAAGGTGGTTCAAACTCTTTTGCACTGAGTATATCGTCAAAACCTATTATTGATACATCTTCTGGTATTTTAAAATTCCTTTTTTTTAATTCTCTAATCACTCTCATTGCGGTGATATCATTTGAAGCAAAAATAGCTTCTGGAATACCGTCTTTTTTTATCATAAATTCTATTACATCTTCCATGTTATCTTTCACATCATCGTATTCATAATACTTTGGAAGTAGATTTGCTTGATGCATAGCCGTGGTATATCCTTCGAATCTTCCCTTAAAACCGTATGAATTCAATGGGCCGTGTATGTGAAATATTCTTCTAAATCCTTTCTTTATTAAATAATTAGTTGCATAATATGCCCCATCGTATCCATTTGTGACAATACAGTTAACCTTTTCTCCTGGAATGTAATGGTCCAGAAGCAAAAAAGGCTTTTTGATATCTTTGTAGTATTTTACCGTTTCTTTCGTAGTATCACCACCTACAAGTATATATCCATCACACTCTATAGGAGTAAGTAATTTTGTTTTGCAAAATTCAATGCCATATTCTTCCCCTATTTTTTCTAAAAATGTTAAAATAACAGAATAAAATTCTGGAGATATATTTTCCTTTTCCATTTTTATCAATCTGTCACTTTCACAAATTCCCACTTTAAACTTTTTTTTATGCCTTGCAAGTGCAGAAGCAAGAATCTTTGGTTTGTAATTTAATTCTTCAATTGCTTTCCAAACTTTCATTTTGGTTTTTTCTGAGACATTTTCTAAATTATTTAACACACGTGATACGGTTGCAATAGAAACCCCAGCTTTTCTTGCAACATCGTCTATTGTTATCACGAAAAATCCTCCTTTTTTGTAAGCGGTTTTCTATAGTGTATTAAATAGCTTAACACTTTAAGAGATATTTTCAAAATTTAAATATGCATTTTATTTGAAAATTATGCGTAAAAATATAAATTTTTTTTCAAATTATCTAGTTTTTTCTTTAAGTATCTATATGTAACCGTTTACATTACAAAAAAATAAAAAAGGCCACCTGGAGGTGGCCTTTTTACACGTATGCTGCTAAATCAAATAATCCGTGACCTGAAAGTGTAAATACAATTGTTTTTTCTATTTTTTCTTCTTTTGCTTTCAGTGCTTCTTTTATAGCTCCTGCTATTGCGTGAGCAGATTCAGGTGCTGGTATTATTCCTTCAACTTTAGCAAAAAATTTTGCAGCTTGAAAGGTTTCGTTTTGATCAAACGCTTCTGCCTCGATTAATTTATTTTTCAAAAGAGCTGAAACGATAGGAGCAGCTCCATGGTATCTTAATCCACCTGCGTGTATTTTAGGTGGAACAAAGTCTTTTCCAAGTGTGAACATCTTTAAAAGTGGAGTAAATCCGACACTGTCTCCAAAATCGTATTTATATTCTCCTTTTGTTAAAGTTGGACAACTTTTTGGCTCGCAAGCCAAAAATTTTATGTTTTTTCCGGAGAGTTTTTCCGGGATAAACGGTAATATTGTACCTCCAAAATTTGAACCTCCACCATGACAACCTATTAAAACATTGGGAATTAAACCTAATTTTTCAAGTTGTTTTTTTATTTCAAGTCCAATTATCGTTTGATGCAAAAGCACATGATTTAATACACTGCCCAGCGCATACTTTGAGTTTTTTTGTTCCAAAACTTTTTCCATTGCCTCACTAATTGCAATTCCAAGTGTTCCAGGATGATCTTCTCCGTATTTTTTTCCAGATGCCGTTAGATTACTTGGGGATGGAACAACTTCTCCATTAAAGAGATTCATTAGTTGTTTTCTGGCAGGTTTTTGCATATAGCTTACTCTTACCATGAATACTTTTACTTTCAATCCAAATTTTAATCCCGCATATGAAAGTGCACTTCCCCATTGACCGGCACCTGTTTCTGTATAAAGGGTTTTAGTGCCAGAAATCTTGTTGTAATATGCTTGTGCAAGTGCGGTATTTGTCTTGTGACTACCTGTAGGACTTACTCCTTCGTATTTGTAGTAAATCTTTGCAGGAGTCTCTAAATATCTTTCGAGAAAAGTTGCTCTGATTAATGGAGTTGGTCTAAAAACATAGTATTCATTTAATACTTCTTCTGGGATTTCAATAAATCTCTTATCTGAAACTTCTTGTTCCAATAACGGTTGTGGGAATGTTTTTAATAGTTTTTCTGGAGTCATTGGTTTGTTTGTCTCTGGATCAAGAGGTGGATCAAGCTTAAACGGTAAATCTGCAAGTACGTTGTACCAACTTTTTGGAACTTCCTGAAGATGTACATATTTTCTCATTTCTATCCCTCCTTAATATAATAAAAAATGCCGGGCAGATAATGCCCGGCAATTGTCCTCTCAAGTATATTTTTACCACAACAAAGGTGGTGGACAATCGCCACTGTTCCACCACCAAACAAAGTTTTCACTTTTAAAATAGGTAAAATATTCTTTTGTCGATAATTTTTTCATAATATCACCAACTGTTAATTTTTTCTTTCTATTATTTTAATATAAAGAAGCGATATTGTCAATTAATTTCAGATTCTGTTCAAAAAACAAAGAGATATAAAACAAATAGGCATATAGAGCTATGAACTAAATATATTCGAATAACAAAGTATCTTGCACAAAATTAAATAAAAAATTATTTGGAATAACTCTATCAAGTTGTACAATATAATTCTTACATATACACGCAGTTTTGGTGTTTTAAATAAAAAAGTTCTATCTCCGAATATGTTTTTCACTATTCCTATTATCTGTTCTATTCTGTACTTGATTTTTTAATAATTTTCTTTGATTTTTGTACACACACACACAATGAAGTTTCCATTCCTCATAGGTATGTTCTAAACGAAAAATGGCTTGCAGAAGAAAATGTCAAAGCTATAAATATTGCGTTTCCATTCCTCATAGGTATGTTCTAAACAAAAAAAATCTCGCTCCCAGATGGGAGCGAAGAAATTTTAAGTTTCCATTCCTCATAGGTATGTTCTAAACCACAAAAAAACAGATAATGAAATTATAGAAATGTTAGCTGGGTTTCCATTCCTCATAGGTATGTTCTAAACAAAATACAATAGACGATGAAATATATCGAACAATAAAAGTTTCCATTCCTCATAGGTATGTTCTAAACGAAATAGAAGAATTACTATATATTCTTCTGTTTCCAGTTTCCATTCCTCATAGGTATGTTCTAAACCCAATTAAAAATCTCATAAATTATTATAAACCACATTATTTTCGTTTTGATTAACTGGAAGTTACTCGAAAGTAAACACGTTATTTTAAGCCATATACAAGCTTTTTTGTTAACGGAAAAGGTCATCGAATATTCCTTATATTTTTCGTCTTAACCCAAACGTTACAATTAGTTACAATTGATATTTTATTAAACAAGGTATTTTTGATGAGTTTGTGTAAATGGAAAACCTATTAGTTAATTTATTTTTATTTGTTTATAATTAACAAATTATATTAAATATTATTTTATTTTATATTACATAATTTTATGTTTTATTCATAACGAATGATATTTTCTATTTAATAAAAGAAAATACAGTGTTTAATATAAAATAATATAATTATAATATTATAATAATTTAACTATATATTCTTCACGTAAATAAAATACATGATTAATCATAGAAAATTAAACTTAATATAATTAAAAATAATGAAAAAATTATTGTTGAAAGACAAAAATGAAAGGTAGGAAATTTATAACATACAAATACGATGTTATATGGTTAGATAAATACACATGATCAAAAGGAATGAAGGAAGTGATAAAGAGGAAAAAATGATAAAAAAAGATCCAAGTTAGATAGAGTTTATTTTTGTTTTGAGATGGATTTTTTCGCGTTTTATCTATTTATTTTGTTTTATCATAAATTTGAGATTTTTGAAATGGACTGATTAAATTTTGGAGGATCAAAAAGCGAAAATAATTTGTTTTACTAACTAATTTGATGTTATAATATGTTTAAAAAGGTGAAATGGTAATATATTCTTTGACTGTACCTTACATGGAAAAGCTTGCTGTTGTTTTTGTTAAGTAACTTTGTAAAAAAGTATTGATATGTATGTAGTTGGATAATCTGTGAAAATACATGATATAGAAGTATTGGAATTTGTGGGATTTAATTCTTTTCTTGTAGTAGTAGATGAAAATGCTAAAACTACAATGTAAAAAATGGTATATCTAATACACTTGCAATTGTTGGTGAAAATCGAGAAATTCCAATTAATAATAATTTGTATGTGAGAGTTAGGAGGGAAAGGTTGTGAAAGTACTAATCACAGGATTTGAACCATTCAACAAAGAAAAGATAAATCCTTCATATGAGGCGTTAAAGAAATTACCCGGAGAAATAGAAGGTATAAAGGTTGTAAAGGCACAAGTTCCAACGGTTTTTAGAAAGAGTATAGAAGAAATTGAGCGATTAATTATTAGAGAAAAGCCAGATATTGTAATTTGTGTTGGGCAGGCGGGTGGAAGAAGCAAAATTACAATAGAACGTGTTGCGATCAACATTGATGATGCAAATATTCCAGACAATATGGGAAATAAACCAGAAGATGAAAAAATTTTTGAAGATGGAGAAAACGCCTATTTTTCAAATTTACCTATTAAGCACATGATAGAGAGTATAAAAAAATGTAATATTCCCGCAGATATAAGTAATTCCGCTGGAACTTATGTATGCAACCACATTTTATATGGATTATTGTACCTTATAAATAAAAAATATCCACATATAAAAGGTGGATTTATACATGTACCATATGCACACGAACAAGTAATAGAAAAGAAAAACGTGCCAAGTATGTCCATTGATGATATTGCAAAGGCCTTGTACTGTGCTATTAAAAGTCTAAAAGTTGTCCTTTAAAGATTATCTTGGCTGTTCCACCAACTTTAATTTTTCCATCGAAAGTTACAAATATTTCTGATTTTCTGTTTAAAGATTCACCTTGGATTATTTTATACACCTTATCTTTCTTAACTATATTGTGTTTATAAAGGTAATAAAAAAGGGCGCCATTTGCAGTGCCTGTGGCGGCCTCTTCATTTATTCCATAAAGTGGAGCAAAATTCCTCGTATTGCAAAGTCCATTACTTTCATCTAATGTAAAGACGTGAAAGCTTGCAACATCATTAAATCGTTTCATATATTCCAAATCTGGGTTAATATTTAACAAAATTTTCTTTGATTTTACAGGTACTATAAGATCCCAAAGACCTGTAAATGCTTTTTGTACTGGAAGCGTATCAAAATCATCAACAGATATGTTTAAAACTTTGGAAATCTTTTCTTTTTCAATAGTTTCTCCTAATTTTGGCTGAGCTTGTTCCATGAATATTTTTTCCTCAGAAATGTAGATATTTAATTTTCCTGCCTTTGTATGCAGTAAAACTTTCTTTGATTCTAAAAGTTTTAAGTGATGTAAAACGTAAAAAGTTGCAATTGTGGCATGTCCACAGAGATCAATTTCACTTACAGGTGTAAAATATTCAATAAAAAATTCTTTTCTTTTTTTCAAAACAAACGAAGTTTCAGAAAAACCTATTTCTTTTGCTATATTTTGTTTGAGTTTTTTTGGAATTTCTTTATCTAGTAGAACCACACCTGCGGGATTACCCTTAAAAGGTTCATTTGTAAATGCATCAACTATGAAAAAATTCAAAGTATCACCTCGTCAATATCTTTTCGATTTCCTCGTATGGAGGTTCTTTTCCGGGATCATCAGAAACCCAATCGTAAATAATTTTACCACTTTCGTCGATGATATATACAGCTCTTTTAGAAACTGTGTAATTTTCGATATCTATAAAGTTTTTGTGTACGCCTCCATATTTTTCAGATACTTTTCCACCAAAATCTGAAAGAAGTGTGAAGTTTAACCTATTTTTTTCCGCAAATGCCTTGTTTGAAAATGGGGTATCTACACTTATTCCAAATACTTTTGCATTTAAATTATTAAACTTTGCTATTATGTCTCTAAATGAGCAAAGCTCTTTTTCACACACACTTGTGAAAGCACCTGGATAAAATACAAGCACTATTTTTTCTCCTATTTCATTTGAAAGCTTTACCTTGTTTAAATTTGTATCTACAAGTTCAAAGTCAACGTATGTATCACCTTTTTTTAACATAAAAATCACCCCTTGAATTAGTTTAGACTTAGTACATAATCATTATACTACAAATTTAATTAAAAAGCAAAAGTGGTATAATATATCCAGGAGGGGTAGATATGGTAGATTTAAACAAGGTGAAAAAAATAGCTCTAGTTGGTGCGACTACAAATAAAGAAAAATTTGGTTATATTATTTTGAAAGATCTAATAAATAAAGGATTTGAAGTTATACCTGTAACACCAAAATATGAAGAAATAGAAGGAATAAAAGTTGCAAAAACAATTAAAGAATTGGAAGAAGATGTGGATTTAATAGTTTTTGTTGTGCCCCCTAAGGTAGGAGCTGTTGTCACTAAAGAGGTTTTAGAACGTGGGTTTAAAAATCTTTGGTACCAACCGGGAGCGTATTCTAGTGAAATTGAAGAAATTTTAAAGCAAAGTGGTGTAGAGGTAGTACGTGGAAGATGTATAATGGTTGAGACTAGGAGGTGAGATTGTGCATTACATGGAAGAATACAAAAGGTGGCTTGAAAGTCCGTATATTGATGAGGAAACAAAAAAAGAACTTTATGAGATAAAAGACAACGAGGAGGAGATAAAAGAGAGGTTTTTCAAGGATTTAGAATTTGGAACAGCAGGTTTAAGGGGAAAAATAGGATCAGGAACTAATAGAATGAATAAATACGTTATTGCAAGAGCCACACAAGGTCTTGCAGACTTTATAAACTCTAAAGGCGAAGATAGGGCAAAAAGGGGAGTTGTCATTGCCTACGATGTAAGACATTATTCGAAAGAATTTGCAAGGGAAGCAGCAAGTGTACTTGCTGGAAACGGAATTAAAGTGTACATTTTTGATGATATAAGACCTACACCAGAACTTTCTTTTGCAGTTAGATATTTAAATGCAACTGCGGGTATAGTTATCACCGCAAGTCACAATCCTCCAGAATATAATGGTTACAAAGTGTATTGGGATAAAGGTTCACAAATTTTAGATGATGTTGCAATACCAGTTCAAAACAATATAAAGGCATTAAAAAATTTTGGAATGATAAAGAGAATACCTTTTGAAGAAGGATTAAACAAATTGATCCATATAATCGGAAAAGAAGTGGATGAAGAATACTACAAAAAAGTGTTATCACTTGCTCTAAACGAAGATATAGATAAAGATATAAAAATAGTTTACACACCACTAAACGGTACAGGTAATATACCGGTGCGTCATGTATTAAAAGAAAGAGGTTTCAAAAATGTTTTTGTGGTGAAAGAACAAGAATTGCCTGATCCAGATTTTACGACAGTTGGGTATCCAAATCCAGAAGATATAAAGGCGTTTGAGTTGGCACTTAAGCTTGCAAGGGAAAAGGATGCAGATTTAATAATTGCAACTGATCCAGATTGTGATAGACTTGCCGTTATGGTAAAGTACAATGATCAATACGTGGCATTAAATGGAAACCAAACGGGTGCTATTTTGATTCAATATCTTTTATCTCAAAGAAAAGAAAAGCAACTTCTTTCGGATAAAAGCGTTATAATAAAATCCATTGTTACCGGTAATTTGGGAAAGTTAATTGCAAAAGAGTACAACGTAGAAACATTTGAAACACTTACAGGATTTAAAAATATATGTGGACTTGAAAATGAATTGGAAAAAGAGGGGTATCAATTTGAATTTGGGTATGAAGAAAGTATAGGTTTTGTCACGGGAAATTTTGTAAGGGATAAAGATGGTGTAATATCTGCAATGATGCTTTCAGAAGCAGCGGGATATTACAAAAAATTTGGAAGAACATTGGTAGATGTCTTAAACGAGTTATACGAAAAGTACGGTTATTACCTGGAGAATAATTTTTCGCTTATATACGAAGGTATAGAAGGTATGGAAAAAATTTCAAAAATTATGGAATTTTACAGAAAGAGTTTTCCAAAAGAAATTGGAAATTTAAAAGTCAAAAGTTATATAGATTATTTAGATGGGAATATTTACGATATAGATGGAAATGTAATTGGAAAGGTAGAGAGAATACCATCTTCAAATGTGTTGAGATTTTTCTTTGATGATGGTAGTTGGTATGCAATTAGGCCTTCTGGTACGGAGCCCAAACTTAAAGTGTATATTTACTCATTTGCAAGGACACGTGATGAATCTGAAAAAAAGTTAGAATTGATTGAATCTGAATTTAGGAAAATAATTGAAAAAATATGAAGCCTGGGGTATTCCCAGGCTTTTATTTTCGAGGTGATAGGTATGCATCCGCTAATTGAAACGTTTTCAAAGATAGAAGTGTTTAAAAAATTAAAAATATCACAGATAGAAAGATTAGTAAAAAATAGGGAGATCATTTTTAGAAGATATGAAAGAGGTGAATTAATAAAGGGAAGAGGAGAAAAAATAAATGAAGTAATGGTTTTAATGAGTGGTAAGGTACGTGGTGAGATGAACGATTTTAACGGGAAAAATCTCGTGGTTGAAGAAATAAAAGCCCCCAATTTTTTGGCTGTTAATATTTCTTTTTCCAGAGAAGCAATATTACCTGTGGATATAGTTTCCGAGGAAAGGTGTGAAGTTGCGTATTTGAAAAAGGAAAAAATATTTGAGCTTGCAAGTGAAAATATAGATTTTTTAAAAGCTTTGGTGGAATTTTTGGGATCAAAGTTTTATTTTATATCTCAAAAACTTTGGTTTATAACTTTAAATAGTCTAAAGGAAAAAATATTGATATATCTTGCATCAAAGTACAGTGGTGGTGAGGTTGTGGTTTTGGATAAGTCAATAGAACAGCTTTCACAGCTTTTTGGTTCAACAAGACCTGCACTTTCTAGGGCATTTTCGTTGCTTGAAAGTGAAGGAATAATTAGAAAAGAGGGAAATAAAATATACATATTGGATAAAGATGTAATAGATTTTTACGTGTAACATATGTTACAGACAAAATGGTATAGGATTTGTATAATCAAGTTGAGAGGAGTTGAAAATATGAGTGAGTTATTCAATAAAAAGGAGTATTTAAAAAATTTAATTTTGAGAGTATCTCAAAGAGATGATGAAAAATTAAAAAGAGAACTAAAAGAAACTATAAAGGAATTATCCGCAGAAGAGATTGCAAAAGTTGAACAAGAATTAATGGAAGAAGAAAGATTGTCAATTGAGAAGATTCAATCAGTCTGCGATGTACACCTGGAACTTTTTAAAGAGTACATTGATTCTGAAAAGATAGATGTGGAAGAGTGGCATCCCATTTATATATTAATGAAAGAACATGAATATATAATCAAAAGTCTAGAAGGGCTAAAGGAATTATCTGATAAATTACTTAAAAAGAGTGATGTTCCATCTGCTTTGCCAATACTTTTAAATCTTCAAAGGTATATAGATGATTTAAACGAAGCGGAAAAATATTTTCAAAAGGAAGAAAACGTTTTATTCCCGTATA is part of the Thermosipho affectus genome and encodes:
- the mutL gene encoding DNA mismatch repair endonuclease MutL — protein: MAKIKKLDKNVISKIAAGEVVAGPFSVVKELVENALDADAKKIEVELQNGGKSYIKVKDNGEGMSKDDLLLSVEEHTTSKIKDFEDIYTLYSFGFRGEALSSISKVSRVVITSNNGKESHRLEVIGGKIKKIEEFPTIERGTTVEVLDLFFNVPARRKFLKSAAVEKRRVIEFVEKFLLSNPEVSFTLKSDGDVLYNAESSSLEERFKLIFPEVREFTNINGKFVNGIISSPNYYRKNRTGQIFFVQKRYVVDKMLYYVFENGYGESLVNHPYGVLFIDLPPKYVDVNVHPQKLEVKFSDPNAIYSDIIRTVRNALKKFISKKIFVSDKKFEVKERHLNYINRQKVENEIPKNQIFQTLFDIERRNLEVKRDVIILRKRYVLFESEDGIYIMDFHAAHERILYEDILKKLNEKVDVLDLMIPIEVKFGKSFLSIASERKNDFEKFGFDIKIEDDSIKILSVPSFIKPSNVEEVLREILDEFRLPGDSPKNMKHIIADKACKSAVKTGYDITESEAKKLVEEVLKRGLTTCPHGRPLFLKLTFHELDSYFERI
- a CDS encoding metallophosphoesterase family protein: MKKIAFISDIHSNLEALKSVLFDIENEKVDQIYCLGDLVGYGPNPNEVVELIKEKGIISVMGNYDDAVGNEKNSCGCSYNPGRETEIGDISLSWTIRNTSDKNKEFLKNLPQKLSLEVENVKILLVHGSPLNYLLEYVKPDISQERLKLITQSTNEDIIITGHTHITMAKYLCGKIILNPGSVGRTKDGKPGATYLILEIENGVVSYKFKFVEYNIKTVVEKIVKKGLPIELGVVLALGKTFDMGEAKSSQNNYQVREKLILKKEVFHGDK
- a CDS encoding glycoside hydrolase family 130 protein codes for the protein MKLKLERHPKNPLFGPNPNHIWESRFVFNPAVVFDGELFHMLYRAQGEDMVSRLGYAVSTDGIHWNRLEKYVFGPSTQEELYGVEDPRITFLEGYYYINYTAYSPTGIKVAMARTKNFITYERFGTILPESPNKDATLFPEKINGKYVLIHRIEPDIYLAFSDDLIHWENYVKIASPRKNYWDNLKIGAGAPPIKTEYGWLLLYHGVQKAPRNIYRLGFMLLDLNDPTKIIKRSQEPILEPKEEWEIFGGVPNVVFSDAMVRYKDKYYIYYGGADNYIALATIDTEKVEKWIKE
- a CDS encoding LacI family DNA-binding transcriptional regulator; translated protein: MITIDDVARKAGVSIATVSRVLNNLENVSEKTKMKVWKAIEELNYKPKILASALARHKKKFKVGICESDRLIKMEKENISPEFYSVILTFLEKIGEEYGIEFCKTKLLTPIECDGYILVGGDTTKETVKYYKDIKKPFLLLDHYIPGEKVNCIVTNGYDGAYYATNYLIKKGFRRIFHIHGPLNSYGFKGRFEGYTTAMHQANLLPKYYEYDDVKDNMEDVIEFMIKKDGIPEAIFASNDITAMRVIRELKKRNFKIPEDVSIIGFDDILSAKEFEPPLTTLKVFKDEMGSLTAKRMYELLIGHDTHPVMISLFTKFIKRKSSI
- a CDS encoding TrpB-like pyridoxal phosphate-dependent enzyme produces the protein MRKYVHLQEVPKSWYNVLADLPFKLDPPLDPETNKPMTPEKLLKTFPQPLLEQEVSDKRFIEIPEEVLNEYYVFRPTPLIRATFLERYLETPAKIYYKYEGVSPTGSHKTNTALAQAYYNKISGTKTLYTETGAGQWGSALSYAGLKFGLKVKVFMVRVSYMQKPARKQLMNLFNGEVVPSPSNLTASGKKYGEDHPGTLGIAISEAMEKVLEQKNSKYALGSVLNHVLLHQTIIGLEIKKQLEKLGLIPNVLIGCHGGGSNFGGTILPFIPEKLSGKNIKFLACEPKSCPTLTKGEYKYDFGDSVGFTPLLKMFTLGKDFVPPKIHAGGLRYHGAAPIVSALLKNKLIEAEAFDQNETFQAAKFFAKVEGIIPAPESAHAIAGAIKEALKAKEEKIEKTIVFTLSGHGLFDLAAYV
- the pcp gene encoding pyroglutamyl-peptidase I, with product MKVLITGFEPFNKEKINPSYEALKKLPGEIEGIKVVKAQVPTVFRKSIEEIERLIIREKPDIVICVGQAGGRSKITIERVAINIDDANIPDNMGNKPEDEKIFEDGENAYFSNLPIKHMIESIKKCNIPADISNSAGTYVCNHILYGLLYLINKKYPHIKGGFIHVPYAHEQVIEKKNVPSMSIDDIAKALYCAIKSLKVVL
- a CDS encoding PhzF family phenazine biosynthesis protein, which codes for MNFFIVDAFTNEPFKGNPAGVVLLDKEIPKKLKQNIAKEIGFSETSFVLKKRKEFFIEYFTPVSEIDLCGHATIATFYVLHHLKLLESKKVLLHTKAGKLNIYISEEKIFMEQAQPKLGETIEKEKISKVLNISVDDFDTLPVQKAFTGLWDLIVPVKSKKILLNINPDLEYMKRFNDVASFHVFTLDESNGLCNTRNFAPLYGINEEAATGTANGALFYYLYKHNIVKKDKVYKIIQGESLNRKSEIFVTFDGKIKVGGTAKIIFKGQLLDF
- a CDS encoding peroxiredoxin, producing MLKKGDTYVDFELVDTNLNKVKLSNEIGEKIVLVFYPGAFTSVCEKELCSFRDIIAKFNNLNAKVFGISVDTPFSNKAFAEKNRLNFTLLSDFGGKVSEKYGGVHKNFIDIENYTVSKRAVYIIDESGKIIYDWVSDDPGKEPPYEEIEKILTR